GAGGTCCAGCTTGGTGAGCCCGCTGTCGGCATCGATCACGCGCTCGGGGTTGGAGAGTTTCATGGTGTTCACCGGTAGGGGCCTTTCCTGAACGATGTCGGTGGCGGGCTTGTCGGTGCGCAGGCCGTGAAAGACCGCGTGGCGCAAACGGCCTTCGCGCGTCCAACCGGCAAACGACACTTCCGCCAGCAGACGCGGCCTTACCCAATGCGCCCGGCGTTCGATGCGGTCGGACTCGGCAAACGGTGCGCGCTCGGCCTGGAGCTTGAGCAGCTTCGCATGCAGGGTGTTGAGCGTGCGTTCGCTGAAGCCCGAGCCCACGTTGCCCACGTAGCGCAATGCACCACCTCCGTCGTCGTCGTGCACGCCGAGCAACAAGGATCCAATGCCGCTGCGCGAGCCTTGCGGGTCGGTGAAGCCGCCGATCACGAACTCCTGGCGCAGCTGGCACTTGAGCTTGATCCAGTCCGCGTTGCGGCGCGACACGTAGGGTGCGTCCTTGCGTTTGCCGATCAGTCCTTCGAAGCCGATCTGGCAGGCCGACACCATCAGATCGGCGGGCGGCGCATCGAAGTCGGCGCTGAAGCGCACCTGCGCATCGTTGGATGGACCGAGCACGCGCTGCAAGCGCGCACGCCGTTCCACCAGCGGCAGGCCGCGCAGATCTTCGCCATCGGCAAAGGGCAGATCGAACGCGTAGAACACCAGGCCTTGCGCCGTGGACGCGCTCTCAAAGGCGTTTTGCAGCGCCTGAAAACTCGGGACGCCCTCGCCGTCCAGCGCCAGCACTTCGCCGTCGATCCAAGCCGACTTCAAGGGGAAGCGGCGCAAGGTGGCGGCCAGGTCGGGCATGCGCGATGTCCAGTCGTGGCCATTGCGGGTGAACAAACGAACCTGGCCACGCTGTACGCGCGCGAGCAGGCGGTAACCATCGAACTTGAGCTCCCACAGCCAATGCGCCGCGTCGGCCGGCGGCGCATCGACCAAAGTGGCCAACTGCGGCGACAAGGCTTCGGGCAATGCCGCCTTGCGCGCAGTCGGCTTCTCGGCGGCGGGTTTTCGGGTCCGTGCCGGGGCCTCGGAAACCCCGGGCAGATGGCCCACGCTGTCGGGCATCGCCTCGACCACGTTGAAGCGGCTGGCCGGCCGTTCGTGCGCATCGTGCTCCTTGATCAGCAGCCACGGTGGCGACTTCTCGTCCGCCTTGCCGTTCATGCGCACCAAGGTCCAGCGCCCCTGCAGCTTGTGGCCGTGCAACTCGAACTTGAGCCGGCCCTCGCGGTAGCCTTTGGCCGCGTCGCCCAGCGGTGACCAGTGCCCCTTGTCCCACACGATCACTTTGCCCGCGCCGTACTGGCCCGCCGGGATCTGCCCCTCGAAGGTGTTGTAGGCGATGGGATGGTCCTCCACCTGCACGGCCATGCGCTTGTCCGCCGGGTCCAGGCTCGGCCCCTTGGGCACCGCCCAGCTCTTCATGGTCCCGTCGAGTTCAAGGCGCAGGTCGTAGTGCAGATGGCTGGCCCAGTGTTTCTGGATCACATAGCGCAACGCCCCGGGCGATGCCTCACCGCCCGACGCCGGTTCCGGCGTGAGCGCGAAGTTGCGCTTCTTGCGGTAGCGCTCGAGTGTGTCGGCCATGCCCGTTCGCCCCGCGCTGCATCACGCCGCGCGCCGCGCGGGTTTTCGAGTCGCCGCTTTCGCGGCAGCCTTCTTCGCGGGCGTCTTGCTGGCGGGTGTCTTGCGAGTGGCCGGCGCCGCCTTTTTCGAAGCCGGCGCTTTCGCGCTCGGCAGTTGCGTCACCGTGGCGGCCTCGCCT
The sequence above is a segment of the Hydrogenophaga sp. BPS33 genome. Coding sequences within it:
- the ligD gene encoding DNA ligase D encodes the protein MADTLERYRKKRNFALTPEPASGGEASPGALRYVIQKHWASHLHYDLRLELDGTMKSWAVPKGPSLDPADKRMAVQVEDHPIAYNTFEGQIPAGQYGAGKVIVWDKGHWSPLGDAAKGYREGRLKFELHGHKLQGRWTLVRMNGKADEKSPPWLLIKEHDAHERPASRFNVVEAMPDSVGHLPGVSEAPARTRKPAAEKPTARKAALPEALSPQLATLVDAPPADAAHWLWELKFDGYRLLARVQRGQVRLFTRNGHDWTSRMPDLAATLRRFPLKSAWIDGEVLALDGEGVPSFQALQNAFESASTAQGLVFYAFDLPFADGEDLRGLPLVERRARLQRVLGPSNDAQVRFSADFDAPPADLMVSACQIGFEGLIGKRKDAPYVSRRNADWIKLKCQLRQEFVIGGFTDPQGSRSGIGSLLLGVHDDDGGGALRYVGNVGSGFSERTLNTLHAKLLKLQAERAPFAESDRIERRAHWVRPRLLAEVSFAGWTREGRLRHAVFHGLRTDKPATDIVQERPLPVNTMKLSNPERVIDADSGLTKLDLARYYDKVAPLMMAHLKARPVALVRAPDGVQGEKFFQKHLDKTELEGVRLLDPSLDEGHAPLIEVASAQGLRSASQMNVVEYHTWNARKDRIERPDRITFDLDPGEGVAWEQVQEAAQLVRALLDELALPSFLKTSGGKGLHVVVPIKRLHGWDEVKGFSQRVVQHLAAHIPARFVAKSGPRNRVGKIFVDYLRNGRGATTVAAWSARARPGMGISVPVAWSELGKLTGGAHWTVRSVDERLRKGNAPWEGYDKAAVSLGKAMRLLA